From the genome of Triticum aestivum cultivar Chinese Spring chromosome 1A, IWGSC CS RefSeq v2.1, whole genome shotgun sequence:
agggtagggggcgcgccctagggggggcgccccctgcctcgtgaccacctcgggcactggttcgcgttgattttccttccgaattttccatattttccaaaaataagctccgtccgtttttatcccgtttggactccgtttgatatggatattccgcgaaaccaaaaacatgcaacagataggaactgacactgggcactggatcaatatgttagtcccaaaaataacataaaaagttgccaaaaagtatatgaaagttgaataatattggcatggaacaataaaaaattatagatacgacggagacgtatcaggaatgAATACTTGACATGCAaaaaatgatagcaataaacttgatacgatcatatggtatgtttatagtttgggtctggtccatcatatcattctcctaatgatgtgaccccgttatcaaatgacaactcatgtctatggctaggaaaccatagccatctttgatcaacgagctagtccggtagaggctcactacggacatgttgttgtctatgtatcaacacatgtatttgagtttccaatcaatacaattatagcatggataataaacgattatcatgaacaaggaaatataataataaccactttattattgcctctagggcatatttccaacaatctcccacttgcactagtcaataatcCAGTATTACaaggtaatgaatctaacacccatagagttcggatgttgatcatgttttgcccgtggaagaggtttagtcaacgaacttacaacattcagatctgtatgtactttgcaaatgtttatgtcctcctccttgatcgcattgcggatggaattgaagcgtcgctTTATGTGACTGGTCCTCTTGTGAAACAttggttccttggctagagcaatggCACCAGTGTTTTCACAGAACAAAGTCAATGGGTCCAGTAGACTGGGCACAACACCAAGATTTGTCATGAACTGCTTCATCTAGACACCTTCCTTTGCTGCCTacgaggcagctatgtactccacttcgcatgtagaatcagctaccacgctttgcttggaactgcacctgCTTACCGCTCCCCCATTCAGAATATATACGTATCCGGgttgagacttagagttatctggatcagtgtcaaagcttgcatcgacgtaaccctgtCAAAGAATCAAATTTTTAGTTGATCAATAGGAGGGACCTAGTTAACTTGTATCCGTGGAAAGAAGAAAGAAACTTTTACACCATGTCAAAGAACACATAGAAGAAAAGAATATTCAATTGTTTGGTTCATTCTTCAGTTCATCTATTTGTTTGTATATTAATTTCTAGATTTCTGGACTTGGTTGggcaaacaaataaacaaacaTATGTCTCTGCTTTGCTATGCAATCTTAATCTTTGGATGATCTTGTTTTACCtcaagtttctctctctctctctctctctctctctctctctctcttgttagctTCAACTACAATGCAAGGCTTCTTTGTGTGTGGCTTTGTTTAGAGTGTTTTGTGTGAATGTGGCATCATTTGGTCAGTCAAATAACTAGGCTGATTCGGATTTAGCAGAGGTCCAGGTCCAGGTTCAGGTCCAGGACTGGGTGTGAACACCTCAGAGGAATACCCACACAGCAAGAAAGAGCCCACAAGTGTTAAATGGTCCCTTTCTTTGGAGGACGAGCTCTAGTCAGCCCTGTACTTTGAATAGTGTCAAAATGATCCCCGTCCTAAGCGtctttagatacatccatatctagacaaatctaagacaagtaatttcaGACAAAGAATGTATTTTGAAGTTTTGATGCTGCAAATCACATGGTTATTCATCTGCTGCTCTTCCCACTGTCGTCTCTAGTTTGCCCTTTCAGTGATTGTGAGGTGTGTATGTGTAGGTGAACTAGGAGAAGATTTAGGTGTAGCTCCCATTCCCAAGCCATATTTAGATGTAAATCAACTGGATTGGTCATTCCTATTTTGATTAGTCTATTTTGATCTAGTTTTATAGTGGTATTAGGCACATATGGAGTACTTATCTACATTCATAGTAGCTATAGTCTTTATTAGACCTTATTTCAGTAAATCTTTCATTTGGGGCATATAAATTTTTAAGTGTGCATAGTAGCTTTCTATAGCAGCAAGAAATATTCTGATGGTATTAGTTAACTAGTGTTCTAAACTTGCGTGTAGTTCGGCTGATGGAAGCTTTGAAACAAGGTTCCattttcatgccagggacaagatGGCGCACAACCTCCTCCACCGCGTCCTCGCCGACACTGCTCTCTTTTGATTGATCCCAGTCCGTCGTCGCTCTTCGATCGCCGATCTTTACCTTAATCTGGTTTATTTCATTCGATTTGATGCAAACTCCATCGAAGAATCAAATTTTAGAGTTGCTCGTAGGCAAAGAACAGAGAGAGCTCGCCCCATGTCAAAGAAACTTAGCAAGACAACAATGTTTGTTTTCTTGTGGCTTTGTTCAGAGTGTTGTGTGTGAATGTGGCGTGATTTGGTCAGTCAAATAGCTAGGCTGAGTTGGATTTAGCAGATTCAAGTTCAGGACCGGGTGTGAACTCGTCCGAGGAATACTGATAGTGCAAGAAAGAGCACCTTTGCTTGTTCATAGTCATAGAAGAGACTGAGAGAGTGAAGTCTGAGTTTTGGGAGGTTGTTAACTTAGATCCTAATAAATGATGAAACACAAGAAAAATGATTTACACCAtacaaaaaaatgagaaaaaggcTTTGTTTTTTATTCAATTGTTTGTTTTAAGTGAATTAATCCCAATGTGTCATCGCTTTACCTCGCTCCTCGATTGATGATAATGCCCtctaggaccccccccccccccccccccccacacccacacacacaaacAAAATTCTCAGGTTGACTCATATGTCTTTCCCCCTTTCTGCTTTGTTAGTTATTAGAGGCTTCTTGAATTTCCAATTCCCTATTTTGTATTTATTTTCTAAGCGTGATATAAAAACTATCCATTCACTCATATTATATTTGTTTTGGTTAGTTTCAATCATATCCGATCCCAAAAGCCATCAAAGGCAATATCAGATTAGAAGGTCGCCCTTCTCAAAGCGTATATCACCAAATTTGGTAAAGGTCTttgagagcatctacaaccggaagTAGAAAATGTGAGTTGCCAAACGCCCGCAGATGGTGAACAAAGCAATATTGTTTGCCATAAACATGGCACAATTGCGTAAATTCTGAGTGACTCCTCACCTAATGTATATTTTAGACATGACTTAACTAGACTCCGGATATATGCGTTTAACGTTTTGTTGGAAAGTATAGAGTCTACCCAATTATCGCATGAGCCAGATTTATTATGATATAAAATTTGCACCAGAACAGGAAATTCTTGGTCAACCATATGTATAAACTCCTAGCTCACAATGGTGCACAAATTCATGTCTAAAAATTAAAGATTCCACTATAAGCTAAGACACTCGTATGGTATCTCCGCAAATAAGTGGTCCTAAAGAAGTGTAACTTTCATGAGAGTAATCATTGGTGCTTTTGTGATCATGATGGGCCCTAGCCCATCAGAGCCAGGGCACTTGTATTGTCCAGGGTGTCCACCCTAATCAGCACCTTCAGCATACGTTAGGCAATTGTTGCTCCCAGGCGGTTCACCCATCGATGCTGCTCTCCACTGCATCAATGTGTTCCCGAGCAGCCTCCTGTGTGCCGCGCAGAGCGTGCACCCAATACTGTCGAGCCGCCTCCACCTTTCGTTCGCCCTCTCGCACATATACGGAGTGTTTTTTTAAGTGAACCTTGTTTAGCAAGGCAACATGAATGAAAATGTTGCGCACTGATCTCCCGGATGATATTGCCATGGCGGCCGCTGATATGCGTCTTGATGTCATCGATGCCTTCTCTCCAGCTTAGTTATCTACCATGGCGGCCGCTGATATGCGTCTTGATGTCATCAATCACCACCTTACAGTCAAATACTGTTACGGCATCTACAATGATAGATAACTAAGCTTTTCATGCAACCTTTTGGGCCAACGCCACACTTGACTGTGGGATTTAACAAATGAACCGTTAAACGGCCAAGAAAATCATCTTGACGCCCGTTCTAAGCCTCTGCGTTGTATGTTTGTTTAGAGCCAGATGGAAAAGAAGGACCATAGCCTCACAGTAAACCAAGGCTTCCAGAGTGGTAGAGAGTGCTCTTAAACTCATTCCATGGATACAATTTTTCCGGGCATACCACACTACTCATAGGGTCACCAAAAGGGTGATAATCTGGTCGTGCGACATAAATCAAGCATAGTAAAGATCTGTCTATTTGCATACGACTCCCTAGTCCCTAGTCTCATTCATGGATCAGCGTGTGTCCATACATTTCAAAATGTTCAATAAATATTACAATATTGTTCAGAATATAAAAAATGTTAGCTTTTATTAAAAAAATCTTAaaattcaaatacttattcaagttttaaaaaatgttcatgtttctcaaATATTATTCACAATTTCCAAAAGTGTACAAAAAAATgttcaaagtttccaaagttttttcctttttacttttagctttttcttcttattttttccttatattttattttttcaaaaagaatTTCACAAACTAAAAAATATTCTAAATTTTAAAAATCTTCATATGTTTTTTAATGTGTGCAAATTTGAAATAATCTTCATGTCTTAAAATTTTATTTAGAGTTTTGAAAAATGTTTTTGTTTAAAAAATCATTCATAAACCCAATTTGTTTTTCACCTTTTCAATTTTTGTTCATGTTTCCGAAAATAGTTCTTGTTTTCATATGTTAAAAAAAATCtcatttttaaaaatttgttcacatttttcCATGTTCATGACTTAAAAAGTGTTTGAGTTTTGAAAAAATAGATCACAAATCTAAAAATGTTCACGTCTCCAGAATTATTTCACTATTTTGAAAAAACATCTAGTATAAATAAAAAAAGCAACTTCCTATCGCTTGTGATAGTTCTTCTACTTTAGTGTTCCCTATTATACACAAAAGCTTATCAACTTTAGTGGTGGCACGCCTTCGGCTcgtttcagtgcttgtagtcaccgctaggtggtctatgaatctggatgtagGTTTATTATTTGTTGGGTTCGCTGTACTGCCATGATTAGAGATGAATTGATCGAAAGTTTCCCGGGAAAACAAAAAACTCTAGTGGCAGGTCCTACATTCCATCCCTCACACGCGCACTCTTTttttgcgcgggggggggggggggggggggtgatttcgCTGTTTGTACCACTCTCTGCTCGGCTGGCCCAGCCAAGGGGAGCCCCATGTGAGTTACGTGTTTATTCAAGGCATAGAGCATCAAAGAGCGTGGGAGTTATATGTCGCTTATAGCAAGACTACATACCGTCTCGCCTGAATCTTTTCCCTGCATGCTACAATATCGGCACGACCCATTTTCACACGCTCACAGTAGCTACCTGGGTGTTTTTTTTAGTAACACCCAAGCAGCTACTTTTTACATTTTTAGTAGCTTACATGGCCCATTTCCATCCAGGCTTACACGGCCCATTTTCATATacataagaatttttttacatatttgtttaacattttctaaatggaTAATCAAAAAAATTCCATATATGTTGTAATTTTTTTGTATACATCgggaaaatttgttttatacaAGTTAATATATTTTTGAAATACACGATCAACATTTTTCTCAtaaacaaagtatttttgtatatATTTTCCGCATACATGACAAACATATTTCTGTACACGTTTAACATTTATCAAAAGCTTGATAATTAATTTTCAAAAACTTGATTAATGttttttgaaatgcttgattattattttttaaatacatgatgaacctttttcatacacattgtattttTCTTGTATACATTTTTCGTATGCATGATAAAGATTTTCCATATAGACATTAAACATTTTTCATATGCTTAGTTAAAAAATTCAAATGTTTTACGTAAAgtgtttttgtaatatatatttgtaatatttgaactttttaaagtaaaataaaataaaaagcaaaaggcGAAAACAGAAAATGTACATAAAAACGACAGTGGCTTGTGGTTTCCAGCGTGCCGGGCCAGTCTATTTAGTGAGGCGTCTGATGCGAGCGCACCCTACAGCTTGCTAACAGCAAGACATAGGCGCGCCCATTAAGAGGGCTCCGCAGGCGTCTGAGCGGTTGCTAGCGCTTGCACGATGCTAGCACCACCGTGGTCGATGTACGCGCGCTCGCTCATGCTAAAAAATGGATCTGGTTTTTTATTGTTTAAAAAATGTGAaaaatatcatatttttatttaAAAAGCCACAAATTtgttaaaaaagttcatgaatataAAAATGTCTGTGAACTCAAAAGTTGTTCACCAAATTTTTAACTATCCATATATTTCAGAATGCCCATATGTGAAAAAAAACGAGCAGACGGTGCCGCCGGGCGGTGGGCGGCGGGCGGTCGAGATGCGACCACGCGACCCGAGGCTGTGAGCCGCCGGCCGGCCGTCCATCGGCATCGCCTTGCTTCGTCCCCAGGGCAGCTCCCGTGGCCATGCCCGCGCACCCACCCACCTCCAACCACTCACTCCCTTCTCCCCCTTGCCTCCGTCGCCATCGCCGTCTCCAACTCCATCCATGACTacccagcagcagcagctccagtccacggccgcctcctcctcctccccactacCACCGCCATGGCCCTCCCTTAGGCTTAGGCTTATTCTTGGACCCGCGCGCTCGTCGCCATGGACGCCCTAGGCGCCGCGCTGCCGCGGCTCGCcctcgccgacgccgacgccgacgccgggcCGGACGACGCGTGCGGGAGCCCCTGCTCCGTCGCCAGCGACTGCAGCAGCGTCGCCTCTGCCGACTTCGAGGGCCTCTTCTCCCCCTCCGGCGCCGACGCGGGCCCGCCCTCGCTCCTCTCCGACGACCTGCCCGcggccgccgccgaggccgccacGGTCCCCGGCGGCGCCTGCAGGAGCGTCTTCGCCCTCGACTCGCCGCCGCTCTGGGGGCTCGAGTCTGTATGCGGCCGCCGCCCGGAGATGgaggacgccgccgccgtcgccccgcgatTCTACCGCGTCCCGCTCTGGATGGTCGCCGGCGACGGCGCTGCGGTCGACGGCCTCGACCGCGCCTCCTTCCGCCTCCCCGCACACTTCTTCGCCGTCTACGACGGCCACGGCGGTGCCCAGGTCGCCGACTACTGCCGGGACAAGCTCCACGCCACGCTTGTTGAAGAGCTGCGCGCCGCAGAGGACCGTGTCGGCGGCTGCGACGACCTCAGCTCCCTGGACTCCAAGAAACAGTGGGAGAAGGCGTTCGTGGACTGCTTCTGCCGCGTGGACGCCGAGGTCGAGGCGCCGGACAGCGCGGGCTCGACGGCGGTGGCCGCAGTCGTCTGCTCGTCCCACATCATCGTCTCCAACTGCGGGGACTCGCGGGCGGTGCTGTGCCGGGGCAAGGCGCCATTGCCACTCTCTTTAGACCATAAGGCAACATCACCATTTTCATCACATTTGCTCATTACCCCTGCAATTGCCTCTGAGTGCTTGAGTTCATCAGATACACTGTCTGAATGTTGCATTTATTCTCGATTCAGCCCAACAGGGAAGACGAGTACGCGAGGATCGAGGCGCTGGGCGGCAAGGTCATCCAGTGGAATGGCTATCGAGTTCTCGGTGTTCTTGCCATGTCGCGCTCCATCGGTACGCAATTTTATTTTCCGCTCCTGAATATTTCAGAGCAAAGTTATGTACTGTGTACCTCCAATCTCATTGAGGTCAACGTTTAACTTTAGGTAGCGAGTTTCTAGTAACGTTGTCAAGGAAAATCCTTTGCTCTGCACTGCACTAGTTCTTCTCTGTTCTTGGGAAAATTGTTGGTGATATCTGAATTTTTGACATAGTAATTGTTGGTGATATCTGAATTGCTGGCAAAAGTTTCATGACTGATACTAATTTTTGACATAGTAAAGTTAGTGATCATTTGTGTGATGGTCTTTAAAAAAGTGGGCTAGCATAGATAACAAATACTGCTCACACATCACAAACTGATGATTACTAACACTGCACAAGTAGCAGGGTGTAGTCATGCTTGCTTACTAAGGAATGGATCATATTCCCATGCTTGTATGGTCTTTCCCTCAACAAATTATTCAGTGACTGACTGAGTGATTTGACTGAACTTCTGAACTGGATTCCTGGTTATGATTGTGTTGTTGATCTACTTGCAGGGGACAGATACCTGAAACCGTACATAATCCCGGTCCCTGAGGTGACGGTCGTTGCCCGCGCGAGAGAGGATGAGTGCCTCATCCTCGCAAGCGATGGCCTCTGGGACGTGTTGTCGAACGAGGAGGTGTGCGACGCCGCTCGCAAGCGAATCCTACTGTGGCACAAGAAGAACGCTACCGCCTCCTCGTCCATCTCCCGAGGACgaagcggcggcgatggtggctcgccggatcccgccgctcaggcggccgccgaGTACCTATCCAAGCTTGCCCTCCAGAAGGGGAGCAAGGACAACATCACCGTCCTTGTGGTCGACCTCAAGGCGCATAGGAAGTTCAGGAGCAAGACTGACAATAACAACAGATAGTTATAAGCAACCTATAGGAAGCTCAAGACCAAAACCTGATGACAGTGACAGTGCATGTACAAATTATTTTTTGTTTCAAAAGTAGTTAGATTTGAAACATGAAAATCATATGCACAGATTTTCTTGGAAAAAGTGCTTTTAGAATAACATAATTGTGTTGATCCTTGCACATACACTGCAGTACAAACTAGCAGTTAAGTTATATTTTGAAGACCCATGTCAATGTTCAAAATGTCACCTTCTCATGTCGTCCCCTTGGTGTCCTTATCTTTCTTCGTCTTGTCGACCTCCTCTCCTGCACCGGCATGGAGGTAAGCACCTTACAACGACCCTCCCATCCTTGCATTGTTATTGTTAGGTCATTAGATAAGGAATTTCCATAACAAGCTCTCAATCGAAGGTGTCCTCCCAAAACACCCCACTGACTACATTTTCAATTGGTTTATTTTCTTGCAGTTGTGGTTGCCTCTAGGACAGTGGAAGGACAGTGCGATGACAAGCACGGTGTTGAGCAACATTAAGTTGATCCACTACATCAACAGAAGACAACCGTCGGACTAATCTTCGCTGGCCGCGTGCCTCAGTACTTTGCTTTATTTCTACACTTCTGCTAGATGAATGTGCACTGGGTTGTAatatgttgatacttttttcttttACTTTGCTGTTAGAATCTCATGTCTTTATTAGTTTAAAGTTGGGCACGTTTTGCGTGTTTCTTCTAAAAGAAGTATTGGGTTTATTAGATTCTTTCTCTCCAATCATATGTTCCCTTTTCCTGGAATGGATAGAGAATCCTCTTTGGCACGGAATGGAGATATACCTTTGCTCCAAAAAAGGGGAAAATGTTCTACTAGATGTAATGTATTGGGGAGAGAATATCACATGGAAACCAAATTTCAaagaaaacttcgtggaaaccacttaccaaagtttgaaaaaaatatgaaaaaatatgTGTTATTAAGAAGGTGATGTTCTATTGGCATGTGAAATTTCAAGTTCAAACACATTACCATTTACAAGCGATGGCAAAAACAAATTCAGCCATGAATAGTGATGCTTACTGTTTGACACTATATGTTTTTGGTATTCATTGCTGCTTTTGTTGTTTTCGTACCTCGTAAATGGTAATGTATTTGAACTTGGAAATTTCACATACTAATAGAACATCACACTCTTAAGGCCTCGTTTTTTCTTTGAGATCTTTTTGAAAATTCAAAACGTCATTTCCACGTGGTTTTCACCGAAACTTAGATGGTGAGAGTGAATGCCCGCAATATCTAGCATGCTTAAATAAAGTGAGCAGGGGCAATTTCTAAAAAAGAGAGATACATCCGCTAGAATGTATGGACCAACCCACTAGGCCTTGGGTACCAGTTTGGCCTAATTTGGCAGCACAAATTTTCCAAAACCGTAATAGTCTAAGATCCGAGTTTCCCGATTCCTGGGAATGTGGGTATGTTTGGATGGTGACCAGAGCTCACCCTACCAATTCTTCGGTCATGAACAAAAATTTGGTTTCTCTTTGGATGGTTTTCAATTTGTTTTGGCATGACACCGACTCTTAGCCGCTATAGTGCATTTTTCTTGCAATTGTTAGCCAACACACAAACAATTAAAAGCTTAACCAAAAAATTTGGTGGCCAAATAATCAGTAGCGCCAGCTTGGACTAGAACCAAACATACCTACCTCAGTTTCTAAAAAGAACAACAAAATACCCGCATTAGATTAGATATAATACAGTTTATGAAACAAAGTATTCACCTAGAACCTCCTTTCTTTCCAACAAGGGCACGGCTCAAATCAATTAAATATTCCTCGGCAAATCAATTATCCAGTTGTAGATACAGTACGACGAAGTCAATTGATCTTCTCCTCGGCTCCACAAAGCGAAGGCAGGCCGGGCAATGCAATGAAATCGAAGTAGTTTCAACCCCTTAACAGCAGCTTCTGAGAAATATTTCTCTCTTCAACCACAGGATACACCAAAGCTATTCCTTGAGGTACGAGCGGCAAAGGAATAAGATGATTTATTTATCTCCATGGGAATTGAACATGTATCCTACCACACATACTTAGTGAGTAAATTTCGTGTTTACCCCTTCTTTTGTCATTTTGATTGGGAGTATCCCATATAAGCATTTTTAATCAGTTTTATCCCATTAGACCAAAAGTTGGGAGAAGGCCTACGATTGCATTCATTGGTCTTTCCTTTGTGAtgctagtagaatgcccgtgcgttgccatcgGCTGTGGATTTTTTTTTTGCCGGTTGCATATGTAAATATAATGCATGCCAAATTTAAAATGTATAAAAATAATTGCCCATAATAATGGAGAATTAATTGAAATTCACTTCACTTACGATGCAAgttgataaaaaaatcaaatagaaCAATGTGTACATAGAGAGCAATGATCGAAATAATTATCCGGTTCAAACTAAGATCTACTTGATGCGTTTATGATATTTCCATATAATGTGAGGAACAGTGTCTTCAACTTCATTTGCATGGTACAATGTTAGTCGCATCCCGATTTTAGTGAGATTAAATTGAAGGCTACCTATAGATCACTTGGTTGGTATTTTCTCTaaaaatggagtgtggtttgctaTCCCAAAGACCAAGAcgggttgggcattcatgaccttaACACTATAGGAAtcagggaatttgccatcagcttattctttgccgtctgctagcagacggcaaagagggtctttgccgtctgcttttaaaaagcagacggcaaaaaactggctgatggcaaatatattgtttgccatctgccatttctttgccgtcggccagcggacggcaaagcttcagaaggcagacggcaaagagcccaacTGGGGCCCACTGGACCTTGCGGCTGGTTAATCCAGACGGGCTggctgaagcggacggcaaaggttcCAAAGGCACACGGCAAAGAAACACTCACGGCAAAGAGAAAGCACAGCTCGCGGATCAATCACCTGGATCGATGAGTTGGCAAGATCTCAGACACACGTTCTGTCGGACGCATACCCCACACACCCACGATGCACGCGCCCCCAAGGCAACACCCGCGCGCCCCACGCCCCCACTGCCTGCCTTATCCATCAGTCTCACCCACCCACCACTTCTCTCTCATCTCTCTTCCTGCTCCCGATCTCACCCACCCCACCACGTCTCTCTCTCATCTCTCTCCCTGCTCCCGATCTCACCtacccgccaccgccccggccccgTCCTCGCCGGCCACCACATCGCCTGCCGGCCGCGGCCACTTCCGCCTTCACCCCCAGCTCCGTCGCCCCCGACCACTTCCCCCGTCACCCTCGTAGGCCCGCCGGCGCTCGCCACCACCTCACCGGCCGGCCCCCACCTCGCTGGCCGCCATCTCGCCGGTCGGCCTCGGCCTCGCTGGCCGCCATCTTGCCCGCCGGCCCCGGCCCGGCCCCCTCGCTCGTCCCCCCAGCGGCCTCCGTGCCCCATCGCCCGTCGCCCCCAGCGGAATCCATGCCCCATCGCCCCCGATGGCAGCAACAGCACCGACGGCTGAGCTCCCGATGACCGCCGACCACCTGTAGCCCCCGAAGGCCGCGCCTCGCACGCCCATCCGTGCAATCCAGGCCGCCACAGACGCCCTCGCCGGCGAGCGTGTGGTCGTGGGCGGCTGGGTCCGGGCCGGCCGCGTCTAGTGCGGTGGCACCATGGCCTTCGTGGCCGTCAACGATGACTCCTGCCACGCTAGTCTCTAGCTTGTCGTCGAGGCGCCCTGGAAGAGCAAGGGCCGCCATCGATCTGGACGTCGAGGCCGGGACGGTTGCGAGGATGAGGAGCGAGCTCACGTTCGCCAGGCACTTGTTCTTTCGGGTCACCACGCTGTTCATGTAAATGGAGTAATTTTGTGTAGATGGAGCAGATGCAAACCTATTCTGTGTAAATA
Proteins encoded in this window:
- the LOC123070931 gene encoding protein phosphatase 2C 53, translating into MDALGAALPRLALADADADAGPDDACGSPCSVASDCSSVASADFEGLFSPSGADAGPPSLLSDDLPAAAAEAATVPGGACRSVFALDSPPLWGLESVCGRRPEMEDAAAVAPRFYRVPLWMVAGDGAAVDGLDRASFRLPAHFFAVYDGHGGAQVADYCRDKLHATLVEELRAAEDRVGGCDDLSSLDSKKQWEKAFVDCFCRVDAEVEAPDSAGSTAVAAVVCSSHIIVSNCGDSRAVLCRGKAPLPLSLDHKPNREDEYARIEALGGKVIQWNGYRVLGVLAMSRSIGDRYLKPYIIPVPEVTVVARAREDECLILASDGLWDVLSNEEVCDAARKRILLWHKKNATASSSISRGRSGGDGGSPDPAAQAAAEYLSKLALQKGSKDNITVLVVDLKAHRKFRSKTDNNNR